The DNA window CTTTGGCTCGTGTTGTATTGACTTATGACATTCTTAAAACCCTAAATTGAAAAGGCTGAATCAGTATGTCAGCGGTACAAATAAAAGGCACTGCTAGTTTCTTTGTTAAATGGACAATTTCCAGTGTAAGATCCTACTTAAGCATTTATAAATTTTAGAGATTTCAATCACTTTGATATCCATCAAAATGAGTTTAGCCTACTTTCTCATTCAGCTTCTGGACATGGTTCTCATCTTGTAGGGTTTATTTTCTACGTTTCATTTCTAGACATCCATATGCCAGAAGGTTTTATCCAAAACTAAATTGCCATTGCCTGTGGACCACAGACACAAAAGCCTTATCTTTTGGAAAAgctaaaacaagaaagaaaagaaagaaacttggTTGATACCCAACCCATTAAGGTGAGGAAACTTTTCCTAAAATGGTTGCTCAAAAAAAGAGTAACTTGGATGTGGAGTAATAGTGTCTATACATCAGTAACCACAACAGCAGATTTTAACTTGAAAATCATTTAGCATATATTTTCATAAATGCTAAAAGACTGATCAATTTGAATAAGACCTGTGTGGTTGGAAACAACTCTGGACATGAAATCGCTAGAAAACATGTCATTCACAAACTAAATTCTTGTCTTCCCTAAGGCTAGAAAACATGTCATTCACCAACTAAATGCCTATTCATCGCAAATTATGAAGGGCTATTATATCTTCCATTCTAGTTGAACACACGTTTCCACTTTCACATACTAGATCATGCCAATTTTCCATACAAATCATGGCTCCATATGCTCAAAAAAGGAACATGCCAGCTATGCCAAATAATTCAAGAGTATTATGTTAAAGAAGATGTTCAGTATTCAAGACAGTGTTCTTTTTGCAGTGAAAACTTATAATTAATGATTCAGAAACTTCTTAAAACTATATAGCACACTGCACAATTATAGGTGACCAGTCATCAATGAGATAGAGGAACAATTCAACCATATAAACAGAGTGAAAGAATAAGCTTAAAAGGATTGCTCACAAATTCAGGAAGCTTGAAATATCATCTATGCAATCTATCCAGTCCACGTCAGGACCAAATTTGACTTGGCCATTTAAATCTAGAGTAACATGTACTCCTAGGCCACCATCCTCAGGCATAGGATAAATCAAGTGGTGGAAAAGTGGAGTTTTAACATTTGATAGGGTGAAATAGCAACCACGAGCATAGTAAGGAGTAGGGATAACCCCACTATCTAGGCCACAGAATTGTCTTGCAAGACTTGGGGCACTCAAGCCAGCAGAGTTCACTACAAGCTTAGGATTAAGAATAAGCTCTGGATGCAATGGACTACTTGCATCCCAACTCTTAAGAGCACTGCTTTCAGAAATATGAAGTTGGATTTTATTTCCTTCACGATGACCACCAATAACTGAAGCATTGTAAGAGAAAGTTGTTCCATGACTTTCAGCTTCCCCCTGAACCCAAGTCGAGATGAGATCCCTgtcactatatatatataactctGGAATGGTAAACCAgagaaacaacaaaattacaCTCTCGGAAACAGGTACATAGAGGATCCACAAAATATTAGTCTAACAAGGTATGAACATAATATATCTCTAATTAATCTTGTTATCCATCTGAGTTCCAATAAATGTAGAGGAAGAACATAGAATGTCATACCACTAAGGATAGCATAAGCGAATGAGTATCAATTATTCCTGAAGCAGGAGATAACAAAGCTTTTACACAATGCAACTCTGGCTCCAGTTTCATAGCCTCATACCCTTCCATCAACCTTAGACCATCAACACCATTCTCAATTCCTCGATTCAGCAAAGCATCCAATTTTGGAATCTCAGAGGACCTAGTAGCAACTATAAGCTTGCCCACCTGTTCGTGAGGAATTTCatgttctttgcaatatctatAAAGTAATTTCCTTCCTCTCACACAAAAAAGTGCCTACAAGATATGCATTACAGTTAGCCATATGTATATCTATGCAACGGCACCCTGAGATCAATTTATCAGGAAAACATGCTAGCGTATAGTCAGGAAGATCTGAAAACTTGCATATTTGGCAAGAAGTTCATGCACCAAAAGATAAACTTAAAGGATGATATGGCAGCCTAATTACTTCCTGATACATTTCACCTTTCACTTCCTTTTCATGCTTCAACTGCTATGCTTCTTTCTTCAAAATATCAAATGACATGATAATGATGAAACTGACTTTAAGTTACACAAACTGAACAAAAGCTCAAATTACTCTCAAGTTTCCAagataaccttttttttttctttttcactttttaagGGATCCAGCAGCAGAAAAGctttaacaaaaataatgaatCTTATTCACATGATAGATACCATTTATATAAGAAAATTCTCCTTGAAAAGGACTACATACGTTGTTTACAGACTCCTCTGCTATAAACATGCTTTGACTACAATCTTTCATTCATATAAACCTCTAGGGATCATTATAGAAATTTAACTATACAATTTTCCAATTTTATTTGCCAGAAACTCGTTCCTGCTATTGGAACGCTTGTTTCAGAGCTACAAGCTGCTCTTTTTAccaatttatttcaaaattctcaTAAAATTCTCTGACATCTATTACATCCTAAACTTTTTCCATCTTCTTGATCACAGCAAGTAACAATAACAAGAAAATTCTTCTACCTTTCCAGAAACTACAAATTTGATTGAAGCAGCAGGTGTTAATATGATGAAAGACCACCAATAGCTTGAGAAGCTTCCACAGACTTCTAAAAGCATGTGGCTTTGAAAATCAATCAAGAGACCGAATCAGAGAAACAAATGCAAATTTGATGAATTAGTGCTCGTAATATACGTCTAATTTCCTTAACCAGTAACTCCATCGCGTTTAATCGTTCAAGatacaaatttaaaaaaaaaaaaaaaaattactccaGGAATGCGAGGATAGCAAAGTGTAGTTTACCTCATACTCATTATTCCGCCATCATCTTATCACAcaaaaaaagaatcaaattgGAAAGCTACACATCTACGAATCTTCCTGTTCAAAATCAATAACGTAAGCACCTATTGTTCAAGAATCACCTTCACGCCTCATGTATACAAATACAGCGTACATATCTCCGGGAATTACTATGCAAAACTAACACTGATAATAAAAACTGAACCTTGAGAGAATTGAAGGGATAATAGATGCCAGCATGGATGACCTCACTGTTGCGGGAGCTAGTGCCCGTACCAAACGTTGGGCCAGATTCTACCACCAGAACCTCTCTGCCATGTTTTAAAGAAAGCTCTCTGGCCACTGCTATGCCCACTACGCCTGCACCTATTACCACACAGTCAACGCTCTCCTTTGGTACTGATTCCAATTGGGTGTAGTTATATGCCGATGAAGATATGCTTCTGATTGAAGTGGAACTGGAACTGTGCTTCGGATGGCTCCTCGAGAAAAGGTTTTGAAGCAGAGAGTTTGCTATTAAGGGATTGGGTTTTGTCAAAATTCGGGTGATGGATTTCATcgtattttctttgaattttacCATTCCTGCGAAGAAGCCTCAAGAACGcaagaaaattggaaagaaaataaaaatagtaCTAACGAGCAATGTAAgccaaaaaatggaaaaggaaaaaaaaggaaaggaaagagtTTAAACTTTAAAGCACTGAGGTTTGGTGCCATTTGCACTTTCTTCCTTAATGTTAGTTTTTATGCACTTTCCTCCCTTGACCAATGGTCAACACTAACAATTTAACAAAAAAGATATTAATGATTTCAAAGTAGCACTTAGTAGAAACAATACttgaaaagaatttttttttgggggaaaaatccttcaaaaaaaaaagaaaaatataatcaTACATTGGAAGAGGAAAAACTGCGTAAAATGGATAACTGAATTATAGAAGGAAAATCCTATTGTATTTGGatcaaaataaactaaaaaatgGTCACTTCCTATTTTATGGTGATTCTTGCACCTGTATCTACCTCGTAATCATTTTGTActttttttattaaattgttTAAGAAAGTTTGTTGaattattaaaatttaagaCTCATCTTAAGGCCAAGAAAAAGTATCTTAAATGGCcaaatactccataaaagtaaaaaaaaaaaaaaaattgacaacaAAAAATATGTTATCTATTCAAGTAGTACATCATGGTCCAAAAGGGTTAATTCATCATTTTAAATCACAAGAAACATCCTTAAAACATgagaaagatggaagaaaaaacTATAACTCAAGCCAAAATGCAAAACTATAGATAAAAAGATATAACACGAAATACACAGTGCTAGAAAATAAATATCAAACCTATTATTTTACTAagattgtcattttaaatggtTTCAAAACTTTAACGGGTCGTGGATAAAAGATTAATCTATTAACTTTTCGTGCAAATTGAAGCAGGTTACAGATAAATTCAAGCAATACAAAATTTTTGTATGCCATTCAAACAACAATTTGGTTACATGAAAACTACACAGCTTGGTTTTTGAGCTGCAAATATTTTTAACTCATGGTTAGAAGTGTAATTGTGTAGAATTATTTGAAAGGGACGACAGTAATTGTCAATGTATATGTTCTTTAACGCAAACGGACCTAAACTACTGAatacatttttcttttattactttttataCTAACAATATAGAGATGCAtgccaatatatatatatatatatatatatatatatatacatacacacacatataaaagaatttcaaatttgactaGAAATTAATGATACTTAAAGCAATTAGTATAACAAAATTGTTGCATAATTAGTGTATGAAAAACTAATCCAAATTTAATTATGTACTTATTTGTCAAATAGAATCGTGACCTCTTTGTCGAACGTATTCTGGAAAAttgatttgttttctttttaaaaagGTCTAATTTTGTTCCAACCTTGGCCTACCTGACGCAGCAATTACCCAGCCATAATCCCCAAAAGCCAAACAACTAAAAACCTCAGAAAAACCACTTTCAAGAAAACTATTGAAAATACTTCAAACAGTTTTATACCTCGTGCTGTTGTTCAATGCTCCTGACCTTCAGGAACTCCATAACCAGATGTCATTCCACTGCTAAATTCCCATTTCCATTCTCTCCAAGAATCCATTTTTCAACGACTTCCTTTGCTCATAACCCAAACCCCGCAAAACCCCTCACGAAACCAGACCTGAATTCCCTAGTTCTCTCCAATTACAGCCATGGCAACTTCCACAACCTCCTCCAGAAAGTCGTCGCATGCCCTTCAGTCCTCTTCAGAGCTTGTCAGAATCTCAAGCCCAATTCCCCCGAGTCTATTACTCTTGATTCAGTCTCAGCCCATTTCTTCTCCCTTGAAGAACTCTCGTCCCAGCTCAAAACTAACCAATTCAAGATTGATTCTTGCTGCTTTACCATCCCTCCATCGTCCCACAAAGGTAACTCACTTGTTCTTCCCAATTTGAAGCTTAAAGTTGTGATTGAAGCCATTCGAATGGTTCTTGAAACTGTATATGATGATAGATTTGTTACATTTTCTTATGGTGGCCGCGTGAATATGGGCCGGCATACCGCGATTCGGTATCTAAAGAACTCTGTGGAGAATCCCTCTTGGTGGTTTACTGTTTCGTTTAATAGCAACGAAATGTTTGATGCAAAACATGTTGATAAGTTGTGTCTGATTATAGGGGAGAAAATTAAGGACGAGTATTTGGTTGATATGATTAAGACGTTGTTTAAATTGAAGGTGGTTAGGATCGAGTTAGGAAGTTGTTATTTAGGTAGAGGGTTTCCTCAGGAATGTGGATTGAGTTGCATTTTGATCAACATTTACTTTAATAGTTTTGATAAGGAAATTCAAGAATTACGGCTTAAAACGAAAAAGGAGAATCCGAAATTTGAGGCTAATGAGCTTGTCGCTGGATCAGCTGACAGCGTTCATTATAAGCCGTTGAAGATTTATGTCGTTAGGTATCTGGATGAGATATTGGTGATCACATCGGGGACAAAAATGTTGACTATGGATTTGAAGAGTAGGTTTATTAAGTATTTGGAGGAGCATTTGGGTTTGCAGGTTGATAGAGGGAGAACGGTTATTCATAGCGCGGTTTCTGAGAAGATTGATTTTTTGGGGATGGAACTTCAGGCTGTCACGCCTTCAGTTTTGCATCCAGCTCCATCAGAAAAGGCTATTAGGGCTCGAAAGAAGTACCTCAGGCAGAAAGAAGTGAGACTTTTGGAATTGAGAAATGCTAAGGAGAGAAATAGGAAAAAGTTGGGGATGAAAATAATGAGCCATGTGTACAAGAAGTTAAAACATAGTGATGGGTTCAAATTCGAGTTTCAGATCGAGAATGAAGTAAACCAGATTTTTAGAACTTGGGCAGACGAAATGGTGCAAGAGTATCTGCAATCTGTGGATGAAAGATGGGAATGGCACCGTATGCTGTCAGCTGGTGATTTCCTCTCCTTGAAAAGGATTAGAGACCAATTGCCCCAAGAACTTGTGGATGCTTATGACAACTTTCAGGAGCAGGTCGACAAGTATTTGAAGCCAGTGAAAGCGAAGAAGGCattggaggaagaagaaaggagagcagaggaagaagaggaacgAAAATATGCTGAAAGAACTATCAAGGATTTGACAACACTACGGGTTAAAGTTGATGCACCCATAGAACTGATTAGGAAAGCTGTTAAGATGGCTGGTTTTACCAATCATATGGGTCGTCCTAGGCCAATTAGCTTACTCATGGTTCTTCAAGATACTGATATCATCAAGTGGTATGCTGGCATTGGAAGAAGATGGCTTGATTTCTTTTGCTGCTGTCACAACTTCAAGATGGTAAAAACTGTTGTAACTTACCATCTGAGGTTCTCATGTATCTTGACCTTAGCAGA is part of the Coffea eugenioides isolate CCC68of chromosome 6, Ceug_1.0, whole genome shotgun sequence genome and encodes:
- the LOC113775894 gene encoding L-2-hydroxyglutarate dehydrogenase, mitochondrial isoform X3, translated to MVKFKENTMKSITRILTKPNPLIANSLLQNLFSRSHPKHSSSSTSIRSISSSAYNYTQLESVPKESVDCVVIGAGVVGIAVARELSLKHGREVLVVESGPTFGTGTSSRNSEVIHAGIYYPFNSLKALFCVRGRKLLYRYCKEHEIPHEQVGKLIVATRSSEIPKLDALLNRGIENGVDGLRLMEGYEAMKLEPELHCVKALLSPASGIIDTHSLMLSLVGEAESHGTTFSYNASVIGGHREGNKIQLHISESSALKSWDASSPLHPELILNPKLVVNSAGLSAPSLARQFCGLDSGVIPTPYYARGCYFTLSNVKTPLFHHLIYPMPEDGGLGVHVTLDLNGQVKFGPDVDWIDCIDDISSFLNLFDYSVCKDRSKRFYPEIRKYYPNLKDGSLEPGYSGIRPKVSGPKQVPADFFVQML
- the LOC113775894 gene encoding L-2-hydroxyglutarate dehydrogenase, mitochondrial isoform X2, producing the protein MVKFKENTMKSITRILTKPNPLIANSLLQNLFSRSHPKHSSSSTSIRSISSSAYNYTQLESVPKESVDCVVIGAGVVGIAVARELSLKHGREVLVVESGPTFGTGTSSRNSEALFCVRGRKLLYRYCKEHEIPHEQVGKLIVATRSSEIPKLDALLNRGIENGVDGLRLMEGYEAMKLEPELHCVKALLSPASGIIDTHSLMLSLVGEAESHGTTFSYNASVIGGHREGNKIQLHISESSALKSWDASSPLHPELILNPKLVVNSAGLSAPSLARQFCGLDSGVIPTPYYARGCYFTLSNVKTPLFHHLIYPMPEDGGLGVHVTLDLNGQVKFGPDVDWIDCIDDISSFLNLFDYSVCKDRSKRFYPEIRKYYPNLKDGSLEPGYSGIRPKVSGPKQVPADFFVQGEDIHGITGLVNLFGIESPGLTASMAIAEDVAAKLITN
- the LOC113775894 gene encoding L-2-hydroxyglutarate dehydrogenase, mitochondrial isoform X1, translated to MVKFKENTMKSITRILTKPNPLIANSLLQNLFSRSHPKHSSSSTSIRSISSSAYNYTQLESVPKESVDCVVIGAGVVGIAVARELSLKHGREVLVVESGPTFGTGTSSRNSEVIHAGIYYPFNSLKALFCVRGRKLLYRYCKEHEIPHEQVGKLIVATRSSEIPKLDALLNRGIENGVDGLRLMEGYEAMKLEPELHCVKALLSPASGIIDTHSLMLSLVGEAESHGTTFSYNASVIGGHREGNKIQLHISESSALKSWDASSPLHPELILNPKLVVNSAGLSAPSLARQFCGLDSGVIPTPYYARGCYFTLSNVKTPLFHHLIYPMPEDGGLGVHVTLDLNGQVKFGPDVDWIDCIDDISSFLNLFDYSVCKDRSKRFYPEIRKYYPNLKDGSLEPGYSGIRPKVSGPKQVPADFFVQGEDIHGITGLVNLFGIESPGLTASMAIAEDVAAKLITN
- the LOC113775432 gene encoding nuclear intron maturase 3, mitochondrial, which codes for MLLTFRNSITRCHSTAKFPFPFSPRIHFSTTSFAHNPNPAKPLTKPDLNSLVLSNYSHGNFHNLLQKVVACPSVLFRACQNLKPNSPESITLDSVSAHFFSLEELSSQLKTNQFKIDSCCFTIPPSSHKGNSLVLPNLKLKVVIEAIRMVLETVYDDRFVTFSYGGRVNMGRHTAIRYLKNSVENPSWWFTVSFNSNEMFDAKHVDKLCLIIGEKIKDEYLVDMIKTLFKLKVVRIELGSCYLGRGFPQECGLSCILINIYFNSFDKEIQELRLKTKKENPKFEANELVAGSADSVHYKPLKIYVVRYLDEILVITSGTKMLTMDLKSRFIKYLEEHLGLQVDRGRTVIHSAVSEKIDFLGMELQAVTPSVLHPAPSEKAIRARKKYLRQKEVRLLELRNAKERNRKKLGMKIMSHVYKKLKHSDGFKFEFQIENEVNQIFRTWADEMVQEYLQSVDERWEWHRMLSAGDFLSLKRIRDQLPQELVDAYDNFQEQVDKYLKPVKAKKALEEEERRAEEEEERKYAERTIKDLTTLRVKVDAPIELIRKAVKMAGFTNHMGRPRPISLLMVLQDTDIIKWYAGIGRRWLDFFCCCHNFKMVKTVVTYHLRFSCILTLAEKHESTKREAMRHYTKDLKVSDLDGAEEIHFPTEREVKMMGDKNLSDPWPVDGPLTTALIKLASDEPPYRCVAHFCDRTETTVYRIRLLQNHLNERAMDGKNCHSGIGSIHDSLNRKCIPLCSEHISELYMGRLTLQDIDCTSFVAD